ACTCATGATTTATCGCGAGATAGCACGCTATTTAAAACTATGATTTTTTGTACAACTGTTCACACCGGAATActtttttttacattttctgaATGACTGTGATATGTTTATAGGTTGTTCCAGTCATATATGTAGTCCAGATTCGACGTGTCATGTCTTTGACTGTACTCACACTTCACAGTATTATACAGACGTTCGGAGTTCTCAATTCTGCTTTAAATTTTGTCATGTGTTTTCATTCTTTTGTTTCTTGCGTGTGTTTCTGTTTAACAAGTTCTTGTGTGTTTTTCTGTTTGAGTTTTTCTCTATCAGAAGGAAAACGTCCCGTAGTTAATTTGGAGCACTATATTGTGTTGTGGAGTACAAAATCATGCCACAGAAAAGTCCAAACTAGTGGAGATCTCGTTCATTTGGAACATAAAAGTGGCCACGGCGCGTATTGCACGCATGCATCTTCTGGCTCAAAACATCCGTATAGTGTCCAATGCTCCATCATACTGCTGAATAGTGCCATAGCTAGGTACACACATACACATCAATAATTAGGAAAATAATTACTATTCATTAATTGCCTGAACAAGTAGGTCAGGCACATCACACGTACACGTCTCGGCTAGACTGGAGTACAGCAAGGAACTGACAGTTCACTCACGCATACGGACGTGTGCATACATGTCGCATAAATATATATGCACACACAGTGTGTGTGCAAGGTACAGACATAGACACACTACTGAAATAACACACGCAGGcaactttattttatttttttagtaGCTCATCAGTATCGTATGAGCACTCCATCAACGTAGACATTAAGCTCCACACAAGCGCGTCCATGCATGCACGTAGGAAGGGTTATATATTGAACTAGTTGACACTGCATAAGAATAAGACATATATATTATGTCAGAGAAAATCACGGCAGATGTAACATGCTAAAAAAACACAATCGACCGTGTTTCTTAAAATATGAACTTAATATCACTGTTTTGTTACTATATATTCACTTCCTATAGCTCTTAAGAAAAACTATGCAGGTACGTGTTTGCTCATGACTTGTTTTAGTATTTGTCCTCTTTTTTGGGGGGTCATATTGTTTGTATTGTCAGAACCTTTTCTCTTCTGTACTAGCTTCGATGCTGGATTAAAAGTTTAAAACTACAGTAACTGTTTGGCCTGGTGTAAAAAACCGTTTGCTTTTTATAACGTGAAAACAGACGGTTATGGAGTAGCACCACATGGAAATATGCACAAGATCTGGACTAGACGGCTGCGCGAGAAGATGAAAAATGCATGCATTTGGATCAGGAGACCGAAAGGTTAAAACATACGTGTCGCAGTTGGTGGACATGCTGATGGGGAAGGGCACACTGACGCCGCACTTGCCGGGCACGCCGGAGACCTTGCCCATGTTGATGGACTTGATGCTGGTGGCGAGGCTCTTGAGGCACCTGCACGCTATCTTGCGGTCCGAGCTGCTGCGGGCCATGCCGTTCAGCCCCTGCACGCCGGAGCAGCACTCCTTGCTGATCGAGGACGCCCTCCCCGTCACGTACGCCCGTGTGGATGGACTTGATGCTGGTGGCGAGGCTCTTGAGGCACCTGCACGCTATCTTGCGGTCCGAGCTGCTGCGGGCCATGCCGTTCAGCCCCTGCACGCCGGAGCAGCACTCCTTGCTGATCGAGGACGCCCTCCCCGTCACGTACGCCACGCACGGCGCGAGCTTGGAGTCCACCTGCCCGCACGACAGCGCCG
This window of the Triticum urartu cultivar G1812 unplaced genomic scaffold, Tu2.1 TuUngrouped_contig_4640, whole genome shotgun sequence genome carries:
- the LOC125528108 gene encoding probable non-specific lipid-transfer protein 3 isoform X1, with protein sequence MARLNSKAMVAAVVLAAVVLMMAGREASAALSCGQVDSKLAPCVAYVTGRASSISKECCSGVQGLNGMARSSSDRKIACRCLKSLATSIKSINMGKVSGVPGKCGVSVPFPISMSTNCDTVN
- the LOC125528108 gene encoding probable non-specific lipid-transfer protein 3 isoform X2, with protein sequence MARLNSKAMVAAVVLAAVVLMMAGREASAALSCGQVDSKLAPCVAYVTGRASSISKECCSGVQGLNGMARSSSDRKIACRCLKSLATSIKSINMGKVSGVPGKCGVSVPFPISMSTNCDTVN
- the LOC125528108 gene encoding probable non-specific lipid-transfer protein 3 isoform X3, which encodes MARLNSKAMVAAVVLAAVVLMMAGREASAALSCGQVDSKLAPCVAYVTGRASSISKECCSGVQGLNGMARSSSDRKIACRCLKSLATSIKSINMGKVSGVPGKCGVSVPFPISMSTNCDTVN